In a genomic window of Verrucomicrobiota bacterium:
- a CDS encoding tetratricopeptide repeat protein, translated as MRRHRILFLGLIACFAGFCSAPAAQPDEAPQRELSRVETLLANGLDCDPATAGAFASLVRSWKAEDGTPLANAWSSRLEAVRGEEDDEALAKAEAAILGELAGSVTKEFKNKRGRGAVTLDAAIKEKTAQSVTYAQIVYVLAKCAGFDVEPIGVTYPIPGEQPALSGHYACLIRLSDGQSMLVDPAYDPAVSEPFDFEAAYKKADGFFVVADEANALKLHRRIRVLDVDGLRAAAYLGRAEAEFELWHHARTLQYAAKAVELDAASAETYRVRGAAEMDLRQFDAAVADGEKALELNPECAEAWNLIAGARWLAGDVEQAVDDYGRAIEMNPEYASAHINRAQLLHSLGKTSEAERDLKRALEIGPEDLYIRARRAEYLVRAREYEKAVEEHTAVIQLDPDNGAAYADRAYALASLGQREKALSDCAKGLELSPDNATMLVIVGCTFGQLGEDKEAVEYFSRAIEIDPECFRAHHWRGCALLQGSDSVLRRARAIRDLNKAIELNPASSDSCVVRGNYYATHGKPEKALEDLNRAIELSPRSALAYAYRALFLEQEGECEGAIADLDKAIECNANYAWAYFKRGTLRAEMGEDTEAIRDLRKAVDLDPKLAERAQNASNQYDLAADFRIPDDDSDEDEGPDDIPNEEEF; from the coding sequence ATGCGAAGACACCGCATCCTGTTTCTTGGCCTCATCGCGTGCTTCGCCGGATTCTGTTCGGCGCCTGCCGCACAGCCGGACGAGGCGCCACAACGCGAGCTGTCCCGCGTCGAGACTCTTCTCGCCAACGGACTCGACTGCGACCCAGCAACGGCAGGAGCGTTTGCATCGCTCGTAAGGTCGTGGAAGGCGGAAGACGGTACGCCGCTCGCCAACGCGTGGTCTTCGAGGCTCGAGGCGGTGCGCGGCGAGGAGGATGACGAGGCGCTTGCCAAGGCCGAGGCGGCGATCCTCGGCGAGCTGGCCGGCAGCGTTACGAAGGAGTTCAAGAACAAGAGAGGCCGGGGCGCGGTCACGCTTGATGCGGCGATCAAGGAGAAGACAGCGCAGAGTGTCACCTACGCACAGATCGTCTACGTTCTGGCCAAGTGCGCGGGCTTTGACGTCGAGCCGATCGGTGTCACCTACCCTATTCCCGGCGAGCAGCCGGCGCTGTCGGGTCATTACGCATGTCTGATCCGGCTCAGCGACGGGCAGAGCATGCTCGTTGATCCTGCGTACGACCCCGCGGTGTCGGAGCCGTTCGATTTCGAGGCGGCCTACAAGAAGGCCGACGGGTTCTTCGTCGTGGCGGACGAGGCGAACGCGCTCAAGCTGCATCGGCGCATCCGCGTGCTCGACGTCGACGGGTTGCGCGCCGCCGCGTACCTCGGCCGCGCCGAGGCGGAGTTTGAGCTGTGGCATCACGCGAGGACACTGCAGTACGCGGCCAAGGCGGTCGAGCTGGATGCGGCGAGTGCGGAGACATACCGCGTGCGAGGCGCCGCCGAGATGGACCTAAGACAGTTCGATGCTGCCGTGGCGGACGGCGAGAAGGCACTCGAGCTGAACCCTGAGTGCGCCGAGGCATGGAACCTCATCGCCGGCGCCCGGTGGCTTGCCGGCGACGTCGAGCAGGCAGTTGACGACTACGGACGCGCGATCGAGATGAATCCAGAGTATGCGTCCGCGCACATCAACCGCGCTCAACTCCTCCACTCACTCGGCAAGACGTCCGAGGCGGAACGCGATTTGAAGAGGGCGCTCGAGATCGGGCCTGAAGACCTGTACATCCGCGCGCGTCGGGCGGAGTACCTTGTGCGAGCGCGCGAGTACGAGAAGGCAGTCGAGGAACACACAGCCGTGATCCAGCTTGACCCGGACAACGGCGCGGCGTACGCGGACCGCGCCTATGCGTTGGCCTCGCTCGGCCAACGCGAGAAGGCGCTGTCCGATTGCGCAAAAGGGTTGGAGCTGTCGCCTGACAACGCCACGATGCTGGTGATCGTCGGTTGCACGTTTGGGCAACTGGGCGAAGACAAGGAAGCCGTAGAGTACTTCTCGAGAGCCATCGAGATAGATCCCGAATGCTTCAGAGCCCACCACTGGCGCGGGTGCGCTCTTCTGCAGGGAAGCGATTCGGTGCTCAGACGGGCCAGGGCCATCCGCGACCTGAACAAGGCGATCGAGCTCAATCCGGCATCTTCCGATTCGTGCGTCGTTCGTGGGAACTACTACGCCACGCATGGCAAGCCGGAGAAGGCGCTGGAGGACCTCAATAGGGCCATCGAGCTGAGTCCCCGAAGTGCCTTGGCCTATGCGTACCGAGCCCTCTTCCTCGAGCAGGAGGGCGAGTGCGAGGGAGCCATTGCCGATCTGGACAAGGCGATCGAATGCAACGCTAACTATGCCTGGGCCTACTTCAAGCGCGGCACGTTGCGAGCCGAGATGGGCGAAGACACGGAAGCGATCCGAGACCTTCGCAAGGCTGTCGATCTGGACCCGAAGCTGGCCGAGCGGGCACAGAACGCCTCAAACCAGTACGACCTGGCGGCCGACTTCAGAATCCCCGACGACGATTCCGACGAGGACGAGGGTCCGGACGACATCCCGAACGAGGAGGAGTTCTAG
- a CDS encoding translocation/assembly module TamB domain-containing protein, translating into MIKTQHRIRRWIKRVAVALGIVVLLVAVLFLVVQTPWAKRRIASAVERALGDLTGSQVRIKSLRGTVPYSIRLNDVSFTDEKGTWLHVADLGVRWAPLALVRGRIHIYEVTSSAVTLERVPPMPPRPPQPPQPWREQIPSLVVERLAIDDLTLGPALVGKREHFRVAGVVSAGRPFESASTTWRVERTDDPSARADVSAALSGESPSLSLDLVVNEPDGAVLRRLAGLRDAGAVTVSLHGEGLLTAWNATLDATAAGLGEAIAQLEVELGPGSIDLKQSNPRVRGSVRANTRFKDQAVHATSTFALDGGRVALSSIAVEGAGNRITGDLALDLASGLLDGELDGAAVSLDCLTSIWTEPLSGSATLHATLSRADNVQTVDLDAHVRSFDGRFGQCKDATIQAQLTGPFNAPHGTARLRASGYVLDDLEIATLEIETEGDRHSLTVTARSTGNYRDPFSVDTTALVRVGGVIELRALEGVYAAVPVRLERPATIVIAPNKVAVSELELGVGDGRVGVSGTLIGEELSGLIEVSRLPLQLLRPVGMPDVDGLASGRVQLAGSAAAARIEAAVAVEDLRWLDPVYAGLPHAVLSANAQFDAGQLNGTLSLDQSGGDGTLTTTFRVPMALSLSPAALSLSRDEPLEVTLTGGVPIAPFSALVLPEGREAEGRLTATFDLGGTIDSPELSGRVALDAGVHTDAAPATSVSALAAAVEVELKQGVLSVTQLSAKSGSTEIAGHATVHLAPRPWSVTPSGPFDGALTVQADLAALGALMLPEGEQVEGRVLLSVSGSGTTDAPVFDGSCRLEAVSYNMKGTGSLVKDLDAGAVFALRDGTLTIADFSATSASGSASGNVRIGARPWPWQLAPQRLLEGKLLADVRLHEALSTLLSDDQRLAGRFEADLVVTGTSDQPAVSGWLRVRDGAFDNLRTGTTLRDITADVKASGSELTLTHLEASDGHEGTITGSGRLDVDAGKQFPFELAVVLTDAAVVNADYITGSVGGNVTLSGSVERMRLAGEVTTGSVDVQLPERVVPALAELNVIEINAPGGAAPPQPLRPPTQPIGLDLDVRLPKRVFVRGHGLDSEWEGRISITGDSENPIITGRLMLTRGRFDLIDRSFVLTEGSIFFSGESPPVPVLTIRAETAAGGMTAVIMLSGPVTAPTLTLSSVPALPSDEVLARVFFGNSVTSLTPYQALRLAQIADALARGGDGFSLLGRARAIMKVDRLELTEGDASGNGASISAGKYLSDDLYIEVKKGVSDSATSVSIEKQVNRHLSVESDIGTNRAPGIGLKLRWDY; encoded by the coding sequence ATGATCAAGACGCAACACAGGATTCGGCGGTGGATCAAGAGGGTGGCGGTCGCCCTCGGCATCGTCGTGTTGCTCGTTGCCGTGCTGTTCCTTGTCGTCCAGACACCCTGGGCCAAGCGGCGCATTGCCTCGGCCGTGGAGCGCGCCCTGGGTGACCTGACCGGCTCGCAAGTCCGGATCAAGTCGCTCCGTGGGACCGTGCCGTACTCGATCAGGTTGAACGACGTGAGCTTCACGGATGAGAAGGGAACCTGGCTTCACGTCGCGGACCTCGGTGTTCGGTGGGCGCCGCTCGCGCTTGTTCGCGGGCGCATCCACATCTACGAGGTCACGAGTTCGGCCGTCACCCTCGAGCGCGTCCCGCCGATGCCCCCGAGACCGCCGCAACCGCCGCAGCCTTGGCGTGAGCAGATCCCCTCGCTTGTCGTTGAGCGTCTCGCGATCGACGACCTCACGCTTGGTCCCGCGCTCGTCGGGAAGCGCGAGCACTTCCGAGTCGCGGGTGTCGTGTCGGCCGGGCGTCCGTTCGAATCCGCCTCAACGACCTGGCGTGTTGAGCGCACGGACGACCCGAGCGCCCGCGCGGATGTCTCCGCCGCGCTAAGCGGCGAGTCGCCCTCGCTCTCGCTCGACCTTGTCGTCAACGAGCCTGACGGTGCCGTGCTCCGCCGTCTTGCCGGGCTGCGCGACGCCGGCGCCGTAACCGTCTCGCTCCACGGTGAGGGACTGCTCACGGCGTGGAACGCGACGCTGGACGCAACGGCGGCAGGTCTCGGAGAGGCAATCGCCCAGCTCGAAGTTGAGCTTGGGCCCGGCTCGATCGATCTGAAGCAGTCGAACCCGCGGGTGCGCGGCAGCGTACGTGCCAACACGCGCTTCAAGGACCAGGCAGTGCACGCGACGTCCACCTTCGCACTCGACGGCGGCCGTGTCGCTCTTTCCTCCATCGCCGTCGAGGGCGCCGGTAACCGGATCACCGGCGATCTCGCCCTCGACCTGGCGAGCGGCCTTCTCGATGGCGAGTTGGACGGCGCCGCCGTGAGTCTGGACTGCCTGACATCGATCTGGACCGAGCCGTTGAGCGGCAGCGCCACGTTGCACGCAACCCTGAGCCGCGCAGACAACGTTCAGACGGTCGATCTCGATGCCCATGTGCGCAGCTTCGACGGCCGGTTCGGACAGTGCAAGGACGCCACGATCCAGGCGCAGTTGACCGGTCCCTTCAACGCACCCCACGGCACGGCCCGGCTGCGCGCGAGCGGCTATGTACTCGACGACCTCGAGATCGCCACGCTCGAGATCGAGACAGAAGGCGATCGCCATTCGTTGACTGTTACGGCGCGCTCGACGGGCAACTACCGCGACCCGTTCAGCGTCGACACGACCGCCCTCGTGCGCGTCGGCGGCGTGATCGAGCTGCGCGCGCTGGAAGGCGTCTACGCGGCAGTCCCCGTACGCCTCGAGCGCCCCGCAACGATCGTGATCGCACCGAACAAGGTCGCCGTAAGCGAGTTGGAGCTTGGTGTCGGCGACGGCCGCGTCGGCGTTTCGGGCACCCTCATCGGCGAGGAACTCTCCGGGCTGATCGAAGTCTCGCGGCTTCCGCTTCAGCTCCTGCGGCCCGTGGGCATGCCGGACGTCGATGGGCTCGCCTCTGGCCGCGTCCAACTCGCCGGCTCAGCGGCCGCAGCGCGCATCGAGGCCGCCGTCGCGGTCGAGGACCTGAGATGGCTCGACCCGGTATATGCCGGGCTTCCGCACGCGGTGTTGTCGGCCAACGCGCAGTTCGACGCCGGGCAACTGAACGGCACGCTGTCGCTCGATCAGAGCGGGGGAGACGGCACCTTGACGACGACCTTCCGTGTCCCGATGGCGCTCTCGCTCTCGCCCGCTGCGCTCTCGCTGTCGCGCGACGAGCCGCTCGAGGTCACGCTGACCGGTGGTGTGCCGATCGCCCCGTTCAGCGCGCTTGTCCTGCCCGAAGGGCGTGAAGCGGAAGGCCGTCTCACCGCCACATTCGACCTCGGCGGCACCATCGACTCGCCCGAACTGAGCGGGCGAGTCGCCCTCGACGCCGGTGTGCATACGGACGCCGCCCCCGCGACGAGCGTTTCCGCTCTTGCTGCGGCCGTTGAGGTCGAGCTCAAGCAAGGCGTGCTCTCAGTGACGCAGCTTTCCGCCAAGTCGGGCAGCACCGAGATCGCCGGCCATGCCACGGTACACCTTGCCCCTCGACCGTGGAGTGTGACGCCGAGCGGCCCGTTCGATGGCGCGCTCACCGTGCAGGCCGATCTCGCCGCCCTCGGCGCGCTCATGCTCCCCGAGGGTGAACAGGTCGAAGGCCGCGTGCTGCTCAGCGTCAGCGGGTCCGGCACGACCGACGCGCCCGTGTTCGATGGCTCCTGCCGCCTCGAAGCCGTCTCGTACAACATGAAGGGCACGGGCAGCCTTGTGAAGGATCTCGACGCGGGCGCTGTGTTCGCGCTGCGCGACGGCACGCTCACCATCGCCGACTTCTCGGCCACGAGCGCATCGGGCTCGGCGTCCGGCAACGTCAGGATCGGCGCCAGGCCGTGGCCGTGGCAGCTCGCGCCCCAACGTCTGCTCGAGGGCAAGCTCCTCGCCGACGTGCGCCTCCACGAGGCGCTGAGCACGCTGCTCTCCGACGACCAGCGGCTGGCCGGCCGCTTCGAGGCCGATCTCGTCGTCACCGGCACGAGCGATCAGCCGGCTGTCAGCGGCTGGCTGCGTGTGAGGGACGGCGCGTTCGACAACCTGCGTACGGGCACCACGCTGCGCGACATCACCGCCGACGTCAAGGCGAGTGGGTCCGAACTCACGCTCACGCACCTCGAGGCGAGCGACGGACACGAGGGCACGATCACCGGCAGCGGTCGGCTCGACGTCGACGCCGGCAAGCAGTTCCCGTTTGAGCTCGCTGTGGTGCTCACCGACGCCGCGGTTGTCAACGCCGATTACATCACCGGCTCCGTCGGCGGCAACGTGACGCTCTCCGGGTCCGTGGAACGGATGAGGCTTGCAGGCGAGGTCACGACCGGTTCGGTCGACGTGCAGTTGCCCGAGCGCGTCGTGCCGGCGCTCGCGGAACTGAACGTCATCGAGATCAACGCGCCTGGCGGTGCCGCACCGCCGCAGCCGTTGCGCCCGCCGACGCAGCCCATCGGTCTGGATCTCGACGTGCGGCTGCCGAAGCGCGTATTCGTCCGCGGCCACGGCCTGGATTCGGAATGGGAAGGCAGAATCAGCATCACCGGTGACTCTGAGAATCCCATCATCACAGGGAGGCTGATGCTCACGCGTGGTCGCTTCGATCTCATTGACCGGAGTTTTGTACTGACCGAAGGCTCGATCTTCTTCAGCGGCGAGTCGCCGCCCGTGCCCGTGCTTACCATCAGGGCCGAGACTGCTGCGGGCGGCATGACGGCCGTTATCATGCTCTCCGGCCCGGTGACAGCTCCGACGCTCACGCTCAGCTCGGTTCCTGCGCTGCCCTCCGACGAGGTGCTGGCTCGCGTATTCTTCGGCAACAGCGTGACCAGCCTCACGCCGTACCAGGCGCTGCGCCTCGCCCAGATTGCCGATGCACTCGCCCGCGGCGGCGACGGCTTCTCCCTTCTCGGTCGCGCCCGCGCGATCATGAAGGTGGACCGCCTCGAACTGACCGAGGGCGACGCATCGGGCAACGGCGCGTCCATCAGCGCGGGCAAGTACCTCAGCGACGATCTCTACATCGAAGTGAAGAAGGGCGTCTCGGACAGCGCAACGTCTGTTTCCATCGAAAAACAGGTCAACCGGCATCTCTCCGTCGAAAGCGACATCGGCACCAACCGCGCACCCGGCATCGGCCTCAAACTGCGTTGGGACTACTGA